A single region of the Pseudomonas solani genome encodes:
- a CDS encoding S8/S53 family peptidase, with protein sequence MPLHQAPVTALLLALASPFASAEEPLRMEALQRCGDLLEHKRQDWCLRVSGLGEATPRLLLDGKPLPADSVTRNKGGLKLRLDHREHESGPLWLEDGERTSNPVWLSLNGSHVLAAGPAEVAKNMDGLTTYVDLVSLLIEESHDGRKEAERLAGKYGAKVVGAIPPLNTYQLRLPVKNLTERDALILRIGSETSVDAVVVEESAPEKGEEAEAAREEPSKPGKDSDEWAANRFMDAVNYYQRRIPARQAPVDTRPLRIGVIERNVDFDAPDFADYLGGCKGEQPRTCLYARDAAKPDNHGSTVAGILAARWDQGGNTGFLRGLDKASNGFEVIVERNSDAGITANVAASVNLVEDGVRVLNWSWGIHRVGAKNIKGDDVDSLVRSGIAMSGYEELLEEFFLWLRKEHPDVLVINSAGNGASFSGTDEYRLPSSFITDQLLVVGGHQRSERDDVGIDDPAYVVKRDSSNIDMRVDITAAACARASTRGENATGEVHCGTSYATPMVTGIVAAMLSINPRLQPEQVRMLLRRSAMTIGGDYDFEPMDAEDLTAPILPSERNYQLNDKDVGRSARLDMQKALDLAVQSRDRVR encoded by the coding sequence ATGCCGCTGCACCAAGCCCCCGTCACCGCCCTGCTCCTGGCCCTCGCCAGCCCCTTCGCCAGTGCCGAAGAACCTTTGCGCATGGAGGCCCTGCAACGCTGCGGCGACCTGCTGGAGCACAAGCGCCAGGACTGGTGCCTGCGGGTCAGCGGCCTGGGCGAGGCCACGCCCCGGCTGCTGCTGGACGGCAAGCCACTGCCCGCTGATAGCGTGACCCGCAACAAGGGCGGCCTGAAACTGCGCCTGGACCACCGCGAGCACGAAAGCGGCCCGCTCTGGCTCGAGGACGGCGAGCGCACCAGCAACCCGGTGTGGCTGTCGCTGAACGGCAGCCATGTGCTGGCGGCCGGCCCCGCCGAAGTGGCGAAGAATATGGATGGGCTGACCACCTACGTCGACCTGGTCAGCCTGCTGATCGAGGAAAGCCACGACGGCCGCAAGGAGGCCGAGCGCCTGGCCGGCAAGTACGGCGCCAAGGTGGTGGGCGCCATTCCGCCGCTGAACACCTACCAGCTGCGCCTGCCGGTGAAGAACCTCACCGAGCGCGACGCGCTGATCCTGCGCATCGGCAGCGAGACCAGCGTCGACGCGGTGGTGGTGGAGGAATCCGCTCCCGAGAAGGGCGAGGAGGCCGAGGCCGCGCGGGAGGAGCCGAGCAAGCCCGGCAAGGACTCGGACGAGTGGGCCGCCAACCGCTTCATGGATGCGGTGAACTACTACCAGCGCCGCATCCCCGCCCGCCAGGCGCCGGTGGACACACGCCCGCTGCGCATCGGCGTGATCGAGCGCAACGTCGACTTCGACGCCCCCGACTTCGCCGACTACCTCGGCGGCTGCAAAGGCGAACAACCGCGCACCTGCCTCTACGCCCGTGATGCGGCCAAGCCCGACAACCATGGCTCCACCGTCGCCGGCATACTCGCCGCGCGCTGGGACCAGGGCGGCAACACCGGCTTCCTGCGCGGGCTGGACAAGGCCAGCAACGGCTTCGAGGTGATAGTGGAGCGCAACTCCGACGCCGGCATCACCGCCAACGTCGCCGCCTCGGTGAACCTGGTGGAGGACGGTGTGCGCGTCCTCAACTGGAGCTGGGGCATCCACCGCGTCGGCGCGAAGAACATCAAGGGCGACGACGTGGACTCCCTGGTGCGCTCGGGCATCGCCATGAGCGGCTACGAGGAACTGCTGGAAGAGTTCTTCCTCTGGCTGCGCAAGGAACACCCGGACGTGCTGGTGATCAACTCCGCCGGCAACGGCGCCTCCTTCTCCGGCACCGACGAATACCGCCTGCCCTCCTCCTTCATCACCGACCAGTTGCTGGTGGTGGGCGGGCACCAGCGCAGCGAGCGCGACGACGTGGGCATCGACGACCCGGCCTATGTGGTCAAGCGCGACTCCTCGAACATCGACATGCGCGTGGACATCACCGCCGCCGCCTGCGCCCGCGCTTCCACCCGGGGCGAGAACGCGACCGGCGAGGTGCATTGCGGCACCTCCTACGCCACGCCCATGGTCACCGGCATCGTCGCCGCCATGCTCTCGATCAACCCGCGCCTGCAACCCGAGCAGGTGCGCATGCTGCTGCGCCGCAGCGCCATGACCATCGGCGGCGACTACGACTTCGAACCCATGGACGCCGAGGACCTCACCGCGCCCATCCTGCCGTCGGAACGCAACTACCAGCTCAACGACAAGGACGTCGGCCGCTCGGCGCGACTGGACATGCAAAAGGCCCTGGACCTGGCCGTGCAGAGCCGCGACCGGGTGCGCTGA
- a CDS encoding transcriptional regulator yields the protein MNSYDWELIELLLHKVQESANVNFAPREYAAELAEQRQAAGRQIGGTLDHLKMLAADYERILLQGGYIESRPESEGGNGENFVLTERGSRLLELINSSLPANLQFREQLAEKGQAALTPEVFDELSARAARA from the coding sequence ATGAACAGCTACGACTGGGAGCTCATCGAACTGCTGCTGCACAAGGTGCAGGAGTCGGCCAACGTCAACTTCGCGCCCCGTGAATACGCCGCCGAACTGGCCGAGCAGCGCCAGGCTGCTGGGCGCCAGATTGGCGGCACCCTCGACCACCTGAAGATGCTTGCCGCCGACTACGAACGCATTCTGTTGCAGGGCGGCTATATCGAGTCCCGCCCGGAGAGCGAGGGCGGCAATGGTGAGAACTTTGTCCTCACCGAGCGCGGCAGCCGCCTGCTGGAGCTGATCAACAGCAGCCTGCCCGCCAACCTGCAGTTCCGTGAGCAACTGGCCGAGAAGGGCCAGGCGGCGCTGACGCCGGAAGTGTTCGACGAGTTGTCGGCGAGGGCGGCGCGGGCTTGA